In one window of Bradyrhizobium diazoefficiens DNA:
- a CDS encoding SDR family oxidoreductase, with translation MQDKTLIVTGALGALGKVVADVAQSRGARVAGIDHAPSQIPATADRIEIGGVDLSDAAQAKSAVETAAKHFGRLDALINIAGGFAYETVGDGDIKTWHRMHALNVLTALNTSHAALPHLAASQAGRIVNIGAMGALQAGSGMGPYAASKAGVHRLTEALASEWKGKVTVNAVLPSIIDTKANRADMPKADFSKWVTPHELAEVILFLVSDAASGVTGALIPVSGRV, from the coding sequence ATGCAAGACAAGACTCTGATTGTAACCGGCGCGCTCGGCGCGCTTGGCAAGGTGGTCGCAGACGTAGCACAATCACGCGGCGCGCGGGTCGCCGGTATCGATCACGCGCCCTCGCAGATCCCTGCAACGGCCGATCGCATCGAGATCGGCGGCGTCGACCTGTCCGACGCAGCACAAGCGAAGTCAGCGGTGGAGACCGCGGCAAAGCACTTTGGCCGGCTCGACGCATTGATCAACATCGCCGGCGGCTTTGCCTACGAGACCGTCGGCGACGGCGACATCAAGACGTGGCATCGCATGCATGCGCTGAACGTGTTGACAGCCCTCAACACCTCGCACGCGGCGCTGCCGCATCTTGCCGCCTCGCAGGCAGGCCGCATCGTCAATATCGGCGCTATGGGCGCGCTCCAGGCGGGCTCCGGCATGGGGCCCTACGCGGCGTCGAAGGCGGGCGTACACCGCCTCACCGAGGCACTGGCCAGCGAATGGAAGGGCAAGGTCACCGTCAACGCGGTATTGCCTTCGATCATCGACACCAAGGCCAACCGCGCCGACATGCCGAAAGCGGACTTCTCCAAATGGGTGACGCCGCACGAGCTTGCCGAGGTGATCCTGTTCCTCGTGAGCGACGCCGCAAGCGGCGTCACCGGTGCGCTGATTCCGGTGAGTGGACGGGTGTAG
- a CDS encoding GrlR family regulatory protein — MTIRNGLYHIRIEMLDGVQGGNQGVMVLRDGTMRGGDSFFFAYGSYNSADGKWKGELTNEEHSPSFDERPVWGRKVVTIGFSGTYTDETAYGEGIALAGKQSIRFKGDLRLLVPD; from the coding sequence ATGACGATCAGGAACGGGCTCTATCACATCCGGATCGAGATGCTGGATGGCGTCCAGGGTGGCAATCAAGGCGTCATGGTGCTGCGCGACGGCACTATGCGCGGCGGTGATTCATTCTTCTTTGCCTACGGCAGCTACAACTCCGCCGACGGCAAGTGGAAGGGCGAGCTGACCAACGAGGAGCATTCGCCCTCGTTCGACGAGCGGCCGGTGTGGGGCCGCAAGGTCGTCACGATAGGCTTCAGCGGCACCTATACCGACGAGACCGCCTATGGCGAAGGCATCGCGCTCGCCGGCAAGCAGAGCATCCGTTTCAAGGGAGATCTGCGGCTGTTGGTGCCGGATTGA
- a CDS encoding DUF2161 family putative PD-(D/E)XK-type phosphodiesterase, with product METALYLPVKRFLEELGFAVKGEIGGCDLVGLSAGDPPVVVIGELKLAFNLELILQAVDRAPAGDEVWIAAKMSIRGKGRESDARYRNLCRRLGFGMLGVTDRGQVEVLVKPPTAALRREPKTRSRLVAEHQRRQGDPVLGGSTRAPIMTAYRQQALACASELAAGPRRVRDLRERCPDAGKILLHNVYGWFERAERGIYRLTEAGHAALKRWPQPPAGETAREASLP from the coding sequence GTGGAAACCGCGCTCTATCTCCCCGTCAAACGATTCCTCGAAGAACTCGGCTTCGCCGTAAAGGGCGAGATCGGCGGCTGCGATCTGGTGGGCCTGAGCGCCGGCGATCCGCCGGTGGTGGTGATCGGCGAGCTCAAGCTTGCCTTCAATCTCGAGCTGATTCTCCAAGCCGTCGACCGCGCACCGGCAGGCGACGAGGTCTGGATCGCGGCAAAGATGTCGATCCGCGGCAAGGGGCGCGAGAGCGACGCACGCTATCGCAATCTGTGTCGCCGCCTCGGCTTCGGCATGCTTGGCGTGACCGACCGCGGCCAGGTCGAGGTGCTGGTGAAGCCGCCGACGGCCGCACTTCGCCGTGAGCCGAAGACGCGCTCGCGGCTCGTCGCCGAACATCAGCGCCGCCAGGGCGATCCCGTGCTCGGCGGCAGCACGCGTGCGCCGATCATGACGGCCTACCGGCAGCAGGCGCTGGCCTGCGCATCGGAACTCGCCGCAGGCCCGCGGCGCGTGCGCGATTTGCGCGAACGCTGTCCCGATGCCGGCAAGATTCTCCTGCACAACGTCTATGGCTGGTTCGAACGCGCCGAGCGGGGAATCTATCGGCTCACCGAAGCCGGCCATGCGGCACTGAAGCGCTGGCCGCAGCCGCCGGCGGGCGAGACCGCGCGCGAGGCATCCCTGCCCTAG